The DNA segment GATCCAAGGCCCGGGCGACGAGGGATGCGCCCGGGCCTTTTGGGTTTGTTGCGAGCTGATTTCCGCTCCGTTTTCCGGGGTGGTTGACGGGATTCCGTATGCGGGTGCGCGGTTGGAGCGCGGCTCGTGATGTCGCGTGCGGGGGGCCCGGGAATTGCGGAGGCGCGCCGGGACGGGCTGCGCTCGGGATATGAACCGTGGCCGGAATGGCTTTTGGGCTTTCCGGTCTTGCAGGTGCGGCAGGAAGGCGGCCGGACCGGGGATTAGTCTTCGAAGCAGGCCCGGCCCGGTTGACAGGCGTTTTTGTGGACCGGCTGTTGGTCGGGTCCGATTACGGTCTGGGTCAGGTTGCACCAGAAATGGCAGGGGGTGGTTTGCCCGGGTTCCGACTCGGCGAACGCGTCGTCGGGCGAGGCTTCGATGTAGAGTTTTTTGGTGCGGAGGTGTTGGCAGAGACGGTTCATGGCGCGATCAGGCTTGTAGCTGGTGGAGGGTTCGGCGGATGAGGGCGCGTGCGATGGGGATTTTGTAGCCGTTGTGGGACTGGGGTTGTGCGCCGGCCAGGATCAGGTCGGCCGCCTGTTCGATGACATCGTCCTGTAGAGGTTTACCTTCCAGGAACTGGTTGGCGGCGGCGACCTGGTGGGGGACGGGCGAGATGCAACCCAGGGCGATGCGGACGTCCCGGAGCCGGCCGTTTTCGAGGTTGGCGGCGGCGGCGCAGCTTACCAGGGCCCAATCGAAGGCGTGTTTTTCACTGATTTGGAGGTAGGCGCTGCGGCGGCGGGCCACCGGGATTTCCACCCGGAGGATGAGGTCGCCGGGCCGCAGGGAGTGATGGGCCGTGGGGTTGTCCCAGGCCAGCTCATAAAGTTCGGCCATGGACATGCGTTGTTCCTGTCCGTTGCGCAGGACGATGGCGGTGGCGTCCAGGGCGGTCAGTGCGATGGCGAGGTTGGAGACGACCGGGCTGATGCAGACGTTGCCGGTGAAGAGGGCGTGATACCGGTTGTCGCCTTCGATGGCGTAGCAGATGCGGCCGCGTTTTTTGAGGCATTGGATGTCGCGGTGCCGGTAGTACCAGCAACGGGAATGTTGGGCGAGGTTGCCGCCGAGGGTGGCCACGTTGCGGATTTGTTGGGAACCGACCTCGGCGGCGGCCTGTTGGAGGCCGGGGAAGACCTTTTTGATTTCCGGGTGGTCTTCGATCTGCGCGATGGTGACGAGGGCACCGATGCGCCAGCGATCCGGCCCGGGCTCGATCCGGTCCAGTCCCGGGATGGTCTTGATGTTGACCAGGCGCGACGCTTCGGTGATGTCGTCTTTGAGCCGGCCGAGCAGGTCATTGCCGCCGGCCAGGTAATGTCCCCGGGGCCCGAGGAGGTCCCGGGCGCTTTGTGCGGACAGGGCGTTGGCGTATTCGAACGGTTTCATGCGGTTCAGGCTTTGGCGGTGGGGACTTTGCCGAGAGCGGCGAGGACTTTTCGGGGGGTGATGGGCAGGCTGTTGACCCGGACCCCCAGGGCGTTGGCCACGGCGTTGGCGATGGCCGCGGCGGTGGGGATGTGCACCGGCTCGCCCAGGCCGATGACGCCGCGCTCGGGCATATTGATGAGGACAATGTCGATCTCGGGCACGTCGGCGAGGCCGGGAAGCTTGTACGTTTCGAAATTTGCGTTCAGAACGACGCCGGATTGCCAGTCCATGACGCGTTCCTCATACAGGGCCTCGCCGATGCCCATGATGACCCCGCCGTTGACCTGGCTTTCGGCGGTCAACGGGTCCACGATGAGGCCGCAGTCCTGGACGACCACGATTTTCCTGACGGTGACCAGGCCGGTTTCGGTATCCACGGCCACTTCAGCGAACTGCACGCCGCCGACGCCGCTGGACGAGAGTCCCTCGCGCCAACGACCCTGCACAACCAGGGGGGTGACACCCAGTTTCTTGCAGGCGGCCTTCCAGTTTTCGCCCCGGACGTCGGGGAGGCCGGTTTGTTTCTGCAACTCCTCCAGAGCCCGCGTGCAGACATCATACACGGTGGGCGCCACGGAGGCCGAGGTGACGCTGCCGCCGCTGCCCGGGCCGGGCGGGTACAGCGTGTCGCCGATGCGAACGCTGATCTGGTCGGGTGAAAGCCCCAGGATTTCGGCGGCGGTCAGGGCGGCCACGGTGCGTGTGCCGGTGCCGATGTCCTGAAAGCCCATCCGCAGCTCGACGGTGCCGTCGGGGTTGATCTGGATTTCGCCGCGGGTTTGTCGGCTGCCGCCGCCGCCCCATGTGGCGCTGGCCACGCCGACCCCCACCTTGACCGGACCGGGCGAACTGCCGGGTTTCCGGTATTTTTCCTTCCAACCGAATCGTTCGGCGCCGATGCGGTATTCGCGCTGGCGGATTTCGCTGGGGTCGTTTTTGATGCGCAGCTCCAGCGGGTCCATGCCAAGTTTGACCGCCAGGTCGTCCATGGCCGATTCCATGCCGAAGGAGGCGACGGGATGGCCCGGGGCACGGAATGCCCGCGAGGAGCCC comes from the Limisphaera ngatamarikiensis genome and includes:
- a CDS encoding FAD binding domain-containing protein codes for the protein MKPFEYANALSAQSARDLLGPRGHYLAGGNDLLGRLKDDITEASRLVNIKTIPGLDRIEPGPDRWRIGALVTIAQIEDHPEIKKVFPGLQQAAAEVGSQQIRNVATLGGNLAQHSRCWYYRHRDIQCLKKRGRICYAIEGDNRYHALFTGNVCISPVVSNLAIALTALDATAIVLRNGQEQRMSMAELYELAWDNPTAHHSLRPGDLILRVEIPVARRRSAYLQISEKHAFDWALVSCAAAANLENGRLRDVRIALGCISPVPHQVAAANQFLEGKPLQDDVIEQAADLILAGAQPQSHNGYKIPIARALIRRTLHQLQA
- a CDS encoding xanthine dehydrogenase family protein molybdopterin-binding subunit yields the protein MSEWPSPTKVIGTRVPRVDGPAKVTGQARYSSDIQLPGLLIGMILRSPWPAARIQRINLDKARKMPGIKAVVAVQEGPRIVRFYGEELAAVAGVSREACEEALRAIEVEAEPLPFVVREEDAKKADAPRVWEQAPNMPPPRVHEEGNVDAALAECDVVIEGFYTTSVQLHHPMETHGGTVKWDDEGVTAWISTQGIFSVRDGLAGALRLDQNKVRAITEYMGGGFGSKFGPGVEGVLAARLAREAGAPVRLMLSRFEEALAVGNRPSSFQRIKLGAKADGTLHVFDYENYGTAGVGAGQATEGGGGGADLPMPYIYRVPHRRIKQTTVAINAGSSRAFRAPGHPVASFGMESAMDDLAVKLGMDPLELRIKNDPSEIRQREYRIGAERFGWKEKYRKPGSSPGPVKVGVGVASATWGGGGSRQTRGEIQINPDGTVELRMGFQDIGTGTRTVAALTAAEILGLSPDQISVRIGDTLYPPGPGSGGSVTSASVAPTVYDVCTRALEELQKQTGLPDVRGENWKAACKKLGVTPLVVQGRWREGLSSSGVGGVQFAEVAVDTETGLVTVRKIVVVQDCGLIVDPLTAESQVNGGVIMGIGEALYEERVMDWQSGVVLNANFETYKLPGLADVPEIDIVLINMPERGVIGLGEPVHIPTAAAIANAVANALGVRVNSLPITPRKVLAALGKVPTAKA